One Glandiceps talaboti chromosome 2, keGlaTala1.1, whole genome shotgun sequence genomic region harbors:
- the LOC144449483 gene encoding carboxypeptidase Q-like: MYPENFPSVMFRLLVIGPVLMGLVLCGPLYPLPLKIKNEISSYKDIATKIIDLAVYGAAQNQSYNRLAKFTDTIGNRIAGSENFEHAVDYMLQVLSEDGLENVHGEEASVTHWVRGNESATMLQPRVYDLAMLGLGGSIATPPEGITAEVLVVNSFDELHNKSQEAKGKIIVFNEDYEGYPTSVAYRDYGAKEAALVGGVASLIRSIAPFSIHSPHTGWQDYDSKVKKIPTACITIEDAQMLARMAARGTKIVIHLKMEAKTLPPTQSRNTVAEIVGSKYPEQVVLVSGHLDSWDVGQGAMDDGGGAFISWQALSLVKQLGFRPKRTLRMVLWTGEEEGGLGALSYFNTHKVNISNYSIVMESDIGTFTPTGIAFTGSDAAFAIMNEVVQLLAPLNATKLREGADGTDIAYLMQGGAPGGSLLDNADKYFWFHHSDGDTMTVQDPHMMDLCAAAWTIVSFVLADMENMLPR; encoded by the exons ATGTACCCGGAAAATTTCCCAAGTGTTATGTTTCGACTTTTGGTTATTGGACCAGTGCTGATGGGTCTAG TATTATGTGGACCCCTATATCCTCTTCCATTGAAAATCAAGAATGAAATATCCAGCTATAAAG ATATTGCCACTAAGATAATAGACCTAGCAGTGTATGGGGCAGCACAGAACCAATCTTATAACAGACTAGCTAAATTTACTGACACCATCGGTAACAGGATTGCTGGATCTGAAAACTTTGAACATGCAGTGG ATTACATGTTACAAGTGTTGTCAGAAGATGGACTTGAAAATGTTCATGGAGAAGAAGCATCA GTGACCCATTGGGTCAGAGGTAATGAGTCAGCTACAATGTTACAACCAAGGGTATATGACCTTGCTATGCTTGGACTTGGTGGTAGCATAGCCACCCCTCCTGAAG GAATAACTGCAGAAGTACTGGTAGTGAATTCATTTGATGAACTTCACAACAAATCACAAGAA GCTAAAGGTAAAATTATAGTGTTTAATGAAGACTATGAGGGCTATCCTACTTCAGTGGCTTACAGAGACTATGGGGCAAAGGAAGCTGCTTTAGTTGGTGGAGTGGCATCATTGATCAGATCTATTGCACCATTCTCTATCCACAGTCCACATACTGGATGGCAG GATTATGATTCCAAAGTGAAAAAGATCCCTACAGCCTGTATCACTATTGAAGATGCTCAGATGTTGGCAAGAATGGCAGCTAGAG GCACTAAAATTGTTATACATCTAAAAATGGAAGCAAAGACTCTTCCACCCACCCAGTCTAGGAACACTGTAGCAGAAATTGTTGGCAGCAAATATCCAGAACAG GTTGTTCTGGTAAGTGGTCATCTGGATAGTTGGGATGTTGGACAAGGAGCAATGGATGACGGCGGTGGTGCATTCATTTCATGGCAG gcATTGTCATTGGTTAAGCAGCTAGGTTTCAGGCCAAAACGAACCTTACGGATGGTTTTGTGGACCGGAGAAGAGGAGGGTGGACTAGGGGCACTTTCTTATTTCAATACACATAAA GTGAATATCAGTAATTATAGTATTGTTATGGAATCAGATATTGGTACATTTACACCTACAGGAATAGCATTTACAG GGTCTGATGCTGCCTTTGCTATTATGAATGAAGTAGTACAACTGTTAGCCCCTCTCAATGCAACCAAACTGAGGGAAGGGGCTGATGGCACTGACATTGCATACTTAATGCAGGGTGGAGCTCCTGGTGGAAGTCTTTTAGATAATGCAGATAAATATTTCTGGTTCCATCATTCTGATG GCGATACAATGACAGTCCAGGACCCTCACATGATGGACTTATGTGCTGCAGCATGGACAATAGTGTCATTTGTTTTAGCAGACATGGAAAACATGTTACCAAGATGA
- the LOC144446559 gene encoding nucleic acid dioxygenase ALKBH1-like, translating into MAMDPFKLQYKKYKRRKPPPDLSEVFDFSEPDRFPEKIEKFDFYVDEKFHQEEYVLTRFGLKPLKEWNVYRMKESPGFIFISNPFHNGYQRYWVKRCLKDFPKRPNMRNLDLYMQLSEEDDIWESGDKKRDPSSDPSEEPDLLSKLRWVTLGYHYNWSKKKYYGSDTQSKFPDDLQLLTNCIAKVLGFKQYHAEAGIVNYYNMSSTLGGHVDEAEFDMTAPLLSFSFGQTALYLQGGRTRSVKPEAVFLKSGDIMIMSGDTRWCYHAVPRILPPGKSKPLPDGFSMSPLHNKDCDVCINVAPQSSEEMVTAVADGTCDSETTEVNSLQSQTKCTERTLETNHIDLHTKCNLSTFSDVFDQFDKDMKFLSQEDNWKPFAEYLHGTRINFNVRQVVKAGDIFPSKGADLME; encoded by the exons ATGGCCATGGACCCATTTAAACTTCAGTACAAGAAGTACAAACGCAGAAAGCCCCCGCCAGATCTGAGCGAGGTGTTTGACTTCTCAGAACCAGATCGATTTCCGGAAAAG ATCGAAAAGTTTGACTTTTATGTGGATGAGAAGTTTCATCAAGAAGAATATGTCCTTACAAGATTTGGGTTAAAACCATTGAAAGAATGGAATGTTTACAGAATGAAAGAATCACCAG GGTTCATCTTCATTTCCAACCCATTTCATAATGGTTATCAAAGGTACTGGGTCAAGAGATGTCTCAAAGATTTCCCTAAGAGACCAAACATGCGTAATTTAGATCTATACATGCAACTGTCTGAAGAAGATGATATATGGGAGAGTGGAGACAAGAAAAG AGATCCCTCCTCTGACCCATCAGAAGAGCCAGACTTACTAAGTAAACTTAGATGGGTAACACTTGGCTACCACTACAACTGGAGTAAGAAGAAATACTATGGCAGTGACACACAGTCAAAGTTCCCAGATGATCTACAATTACTGACAAACTGTATTGCCAAGGTCCTTGGTTTCAAGCAATATCATGCTGAAGCTGGTATTGTCAATTACTACAATATGAGCTCTACTCTTGGTGGTCATGTTGATGAGGCTGAATTTGATATGACAGCACCTCTTTTGTCATTCAG CTTTGGTCAGACAGCTCTATACCTCCAGGGTGGAAGAACTCGGTCTGTAAAACCAGAGGCAGTGTTCTTAAAAAGTGGAGACATCATGATCATGTCTGGAGACACCAGGTGGTGTTATCATGCAGTACCTAGAATTTTACCACCTGGGAAATCTAAGCCCTTACCAGATGGGTTTAGCATGTCACCATTGCACAACAAAGACTGTGATGTGTGTATAAATGTTGCACCTCAAAGCAGTGAAGAGATGGTAACAGCAGTTGCTGACGGGACTTGTGACTCAGAAACTACAGAAGTCAATAGTTTACAATCCCAGACAAAGTGTACAGAGAGAACTTTGGAAACTAACCACATCGATTTACACACAAAGTGTAATTTATCAACTTTTAGTGATGTGTTTGACCAGTTTGATAAAGACATGAAATTTTTGTCACAGGAAGACAACTGGAAACCATTTGCTGAGTATCTCCATGGAACTAGGATTAATTTCAATGTTAGACAAGTTGTGAAAGCAGGAGACATATTTCCAAGTAAAGGAGCAGACTTAATGGAATGA
- the LOC144448059 gene encoding SNW domain-containing protein 1-like yields MATLASILPAPVQISLDEFERDEIDRASNELRSVSVSRSTAPSYGQRKGWIPRRQDDFGDGGAYPELPVAQFPLDMGKKKKAPSTNVVAKTVDAEGKLKYDTLARVGHGKDKVVYSKFTDLVPKHLDPDDPDLQRPDEEIIQETTEKTRQALEKVVQGKVSAALPVRHAEKQTPAQYIRYTPSQQGVAFNSGAKQRVIRMVEVQKDPMEPPKFKVNKKIPRGPPSPPAPVMHSPNRKVTVKEQQEWKIPPCISNWKNAKGYTIPLDKRLAADGRGLQSQQINENFAKLAEALYIADRKAREAVEIRAQQEKKLAQRQKEKQEDNLRALAQKAREERAGIRRVGDHDDESRERDKIRDDRHRDRQRDRNIARAAPDKRSKLQRERERDVSEKIALGLPGAGGSRGEDTQFDQRLFNQHKGLDSGFAAGEDEAYNVYSEPWRKEHNVGQSLYRPGKNIDKEVYGDDLESLMKNKRFVPDREFEGTDRTRRRDGPVQFEKDEEEDPFGLDKFLTEAKKASKRPAEGGRSRDYDYDSSRSKKRRDNQ; encoded by the exons ATGGCGACCCTTGCCAG TATTCTTCCAGCACCAGTGCAGATTTCACTTGATGAGTTTGAAAGAGATGAAATTGATAGGGCATCAAATGAG TTACGATCAGTGAGTGTGTCCAGATCAACAGCTCCATCATATGGTCAGCGGAAAGGATGGATACCACGAAGACAAGAC GACTTTGGAGATGGTGGCGCTTACCCAGAACTTCCTGTTGCCCAGTTTCCATTGGATATGGGGAAGAAAAAGAAAGCGCCATCCACAAATGTAGTTGCTAAAACAGTGGATGCTGAAGGCAAACTCAAATATGATACTTTAGCTAGAGTTGGACATGGTAAAGACAAG GTGGTGTATTCCAAGTTTACAGATCTCGTTCCAAAACACTTGGACCCAGATGATCCTGATCTTCAAAGACCAGATGAGGAAATAATACAAGAG ACAACAGAGAAAACAAGACAGGCTTTAGAAAAGGTAGTACAGGGTAAAGTATCAGCAGCGTTACCAGTGAGACATGCAGAGAAACAAACACCAGCACAGTATATCAG GTACACACCATCACAACAAGGAGTAGCCTTCAATTCAGGAGCCAAACAAAGGGTTATTAGAATGGTTGAAGTTCAAAAAGATCCGATGGAACCACCAAAATTTAA AGTCAATAAGAAGATTCCTAGAGGACCGCCTTCACCTCCAGCACCAGTTATGCACTCGCCAAACAGAAAG GTCACAGTGAAAGAACAGCAGGAATGGAAAATTCCTCCTTGCATATCAAACTGGAAAAATGCAAAG GGTTACACCATTCCATTAGACAAACGTCTTGCAGCAGATGGTAGGGGTCTTCAGAGTCAACAAATCAATGAAAACTTTGCCAAGTTAGCTGAAGCTTTGTACATAGCAGATAGAAAA GCACGTGAAGCAGTTGAGATCAGAGCACAACAAGAGAAGAAACTTGCACAGAGACAAAAGGAGAAACAAGAGGATAATTTGAGAGCTTTAGCGCAGAAAGCTAGGGAAGAAAGAGCTGGAATCAGAAGAGTAGGAG ACCATGATGATGAatctagagagagagacaaGATTCGTGATGACAGACATagggacagacagagagatagaaaCATTGCTAGAGCTGCACCAGACAAAAG gtCCAAATTACAGAGAGAACGAGAAAGAGATGTGAGTGAGAAGATAGCATTGGGATTACCAGGTGCAGGTGGTAGTAGAGGTGAAGATACCCAGTTTGATCAGAGGTTGTTTAACCAACATAAG GGTCTTGATAGTGGATTCGCTGCTGGTGAAGATGAAGCATACAATGTTTATAGTGAACCATGGAGGAAGGAACACAACGTAGGCCAGTCACTCTACAGACCTggtaaaaatattgataaagaAGTTTATGGAGATGATTTGGAGTCACTAATGAAGAATAAAAG ATTTGTTCCTGACAGAGAATTTGAAGGCACAGATCGTACAAGGAGGAGAGATGGGCCTGTACAGTTTGAGAAAGATGAAGAAGAGGATCCTTTCGGTCTTGATAAGTTCTTGACAGAAGCTAAAAAAGCCAGCAAAAGACCAGCAGAGGGGGGTAGATCTAGGGACTATGATTATGATAGTAGTAGGAGTAAAAAGAGGCGAGATAACCAGTAA
- the LOC144453741 gene encoding SRA stem-loop-interacting RNA-binding protein, mitochondrial-like: MAGRYASSFRLYIGRLPWTVANRELKEYFAQFGNIRRAVVAFDKQTGFSKRFGFVEFSNEEGYRNTVQRATHIVDGTRVFVRPQTGGGGRRGPASRPSLEKLSADNILGGSS, from the exons ATGGCAGGAAGGTATGCGTCTTCATTTCGCCTCTATATTGGACGTTTACCATGGACAGTAGCAAACA GGGAGCTGAAAGAATACTTTGCACAGTTTGGTAATATCAGAAGAGCTGTTGTCGCTTTT GACAAGCAAACTGGATTCAGCAAGAGGTTTGGTTTTGTAGAATTCAGCAATGAGGAGGGCTATAGAAACACAGTGCAGAGAGCAACACATATTGTAGATGGAACAAGG GTTTTCGTCAGACCCCAGACAGGCGGTGGTGGAAGACGAGGTCCAGCTTCAAGACCATCATTAGAAAAACTCTCAGCAGATAATATACTAGGTGGATCTTCATAG